In Musa acuminata AAA Group cultivar baxijiao chromosome BXJ3-9, Cavendish_Baxijiao_AAA, whole genome shotgun sequence, a single genomic region encodes these proteins:
- the LOC135649753 gene encoding transcription factor MYC1-like — protein MDELIISPSSSSSCLHQPTATALQHRLQRLLEARPEWWAYAIFWRASPDHRLLSFADGHFRGARSVADRRSGADAVDDAEWFYAVSLSRSFVVAGDATAVAAVPARVYSSLAPVWLAGAHALQACGCDRTREAQLHGIETLACVQVRGGVLELGSTDIIGENWVVMQQAKAVFSTLPHDAALATGAAQTIATAPSPAVRKDGAGHSSSVDSGHSDSDGGLTVEHRRPKKRGRKTVSGTREAPASHVEAERQRREKLNHRFYALRSVVPNVSRMDKASLLADAVAYIQELKAKVDKLEAEGKTATKEITVEQTAGHSADAGAATSSTTTSATTLTKAAMEVEVKLLGAEALIRVQSEDRGHPPARLMAALRDLELRVHHASVSSLEQVVLQDVVAKVPTELQREDGLRAALLARIDKH, from the coding sequence ATGGACGAGCTCATTATCTCCCCttcatcctcctcctcttgcTTGCACCAGCCGACGGCCACCGCTCTCCAACACCGCCTGCAGCGCCTCCTCGAAGCCCGCCCCGAGTGGTGGGCCTATGCCATCTTCTGGCGCGCCTCCCCCGACCACCGCCTCCTCTCCTTCGCCGACGGCCACTTCCGCGGTGCTCGCTCCGTCGCCGACCGTAGGTCCGGCGCCGACGCCGTCGACGACGCCGAGTGGTTCTACGCCGTGTCACTGAGCCGCTCGTTCGTGGTGGCCGGGGACGCCACCGCCGTTGCGGCTGTCCCCGCCCGCGTCTACAGCTCGCTTGCGCCGGTGTGGCTGGCGGGCGCGCATGCGCTCCAGGCGTGCGGGTGCGACCGCACCCGCGAGGCCCAGCTTCACGGGATCGAGACGCTGGCCTGCGTCCAGGTACGCGGCGGCGTACTCGAGCTCGGCTCCACGGATATCATCGGGGAGAACTGGGTCGTGATGCAGCAGGCCAAGGCCGTCTTCTCCACGCTGCCGCACGACGCCGCCCTCGCCACCGGCGCGGCCCAGACGATCGCGACCGCCCCGTCGCCTGCGGTGAGGAAGGACGGGGCCGGCCACTCGTCTTCCGTCGACTCGGGCCACTCGGACTCGGACGGCGGACTGACGGTGGAGCACCGCCGGCCCAAGAAACGGGGGCGGAAGACCGTTAGCGGCACACGCGAGGCGCCCGCGAGCCACGTCGAGGCGGAGCGGCAGCGCCGCGAGAAGCTGAACCACCGCTTCTACGCGCTGCGCTCGGTGGTTCCCAACGTGTCGCGGATGGACAAGGCGTCGCTGCTGGCGGACGCCGTGGCCTACATCCAGGAGCTCAAGGCCAAGGTCGACAAGCTGGAGGCGGAAGGCAAGACGGCCACGAAAGAGATCACAGTGGAGCAAACCGCCGGTCACAGCGCCGACGCCGGCGCCGCGACGAGCAGCACCACGACCAGCGCCACCACACTCACCAAGGCGGCAATGGAGGTTGAGGTGAAGCTGCTGGGTGCCGAGGCGCTGATAAGGGTGCAGTCGGAGGACCGGGGCCACCCACCAGCGAGGCTGATGGCGGCACTGCGCGACCTGGAGCTCCGCGTGCACCACGCGAGCGTGTCGAGCCTGGAGCAGGTGGTGCTGCAGGACGTGGTGGCGAAGGTGCCAACCGAGCTGCAGCGCGAGGACGGCCTCAGGGCTGCCCTCCTCGCCAGGATTGACAAGCACTGA
- the LOC135649066 gene encoding transcription factor MYC1-like has product RHDLRLVLVVFRSQHAVDDAEWFYAVSLSRSFVVAGDATAVAAVPARVYSSLAPVWLAGAHALQACGCDRTREAQLHGIETLACVQVRGGVLELGSTDIIGENWVVMQQAKAVFSTLPHDAALATGAAQTIATAPSPAVRKDGAGHSSSVDSGHSDSDGGLTVEHRRPKKRGRKTVSGTREAPASHVEAERQRREKLNHRFYALRSVVPNVSRMDKASLLADAVAYIQELKAKVDKLEAEGKTATKEITVEQTAGHSADAGAATSSTTTSATTLTKAAMEVEVKLLGAEALIRVQSEDRGHPPARLMAALRDLELRVHHASVSSLEQVVLQDVVAKVPTELQREDGLRAALLARIDKH; this is encoded by the coding sequence CGACATGATCTTCGTCTCGTCCTTGTTGTGTTTCGTAGCCAGCACGCAGTCGACGACGCCGAGTGGTTCTACGCCGTGTCACTGAGCCGCTCGTTCGTGGTGGCCGGGGACGCCACCGCCGTTGCGGCTGTCCCCGCCCGCGTCTACAGCTCGCTTGCGCCGGTGTGGCTGGCGGGCGCGCATGCGCTCCAGGCGTGCGGGTGCGACCGCACCCGCGAGGCCCAGCTTCACGGGATCGAGACGCTGGCCTGCGTCCAGGTACGCGGCGGCGTACTCGAGCTCGGCTCCACGGATATCATCGGGGAGAACTGGGTCGTGATGCAGCAGGCCAAGGCCGTCTTCTCCACGCTGCCGCACGACGCCGCCCTCGCCACCGGCGCGGCCCAGACGATCGCGACCGCCCCGTCGCCTGCGGTGAGGAAGGACGGGGCCGGCCACTCGTCTTCCGTCGACTCGGGCCACTCGGACTCGGACGGCGGACTGACGGTGGAGCACCGCCGGCCCAAGAAACGGGGGCGGAAGACCGTTAGCGGCACACGCGAGGCGCCCGCGAGCCACGTCGAGGCGGAGCGGCAGCGCCGCGAGAAGCTGAACCACCGCTTCTACGCGCTGCGCTCGGTGGTTCCCAACGTGTCGCGGATGGACAAGGCGTCGCTGCTGGCGGACGCCGTGGCCTACATCCAGGAGCTCAAGGCCAAGGTCGACAAGCTGGAGGCGGAAGGCAAGACGGCCACGAAAGAGATCACAGTGGAGCAAACCGCCGGTCACAGCGCCGACGCCGGCGCCGCGACGAGCAGCACCACGACCAGCGCCACCACACTCACCAAGGCGGCAATGGAGGTTGAGGTGAAGCTGCTGGGTGCCGAGGCGCTGATAAGGGTGCAGTCGGAGGACCGGGGCCACCCACCAGCGAGGCTGATGGCGGCACTGCGCGACCTGGAGCTCCGCGTGCACCACGCGAGCGTGTCGAGCCTGGAGCAGGTGGTGCTGCAGGACGTGGTGGCGAAGGTGCCAACCGAGCTGCAGCGCGAGGACGGCCTCAGGGCTGCCCTCCTCGCCAGGATTGACAAGCACTGA